ACTATCGAAAAAAGAGAAACAAAAAGCAAAACAAACAGCAAAATTAAAAATTGCTAATAGACAAAAAGATGAAATAATATCTGCTTTATCACATGAATTCAAAAATCCTATTGCAATTATTTCAGGATATACTGAAACTATTTTAAATGATAATGAAATGCCACTTTTAATGAAAGAGAAATTTCTAAAAAAGATTCATATAAATGCAAATAAAATGTCACATATTATTGATAAATTAAGACTAACTCTAAAACTTGAAGAAGGTAAACAAGAATTAATCCTTCTTCCTTGTTCAATAAAAAAAATACTTCATGATATAATCCCAGACTTAGAAGATAAATATAAAAATAGAGAAATTTTAATTATAGGTGAGGACATCAGTTTTAAAGTTGATGAAACATTAATTTCAATGGCTATTTCAAACTTAATTGAAAATGCATTAAAATATTCTGATGATGAAATAAATATCGAACTTACCAATGACTCTATTATTATTAGAGATAAGGGAATAGGAATAGAAGAAGCAGAATTAGAAAAAATTAGAAATAAATTTTATAGAGTTTCTAATAATGGGTGGAATAACTCTTTAGGATTAGGTCTATTTATTGTTCAAGCCATACTTTCATTACATAATTTTACGTTAATTATAAACTCAGAATTCAATAAAGGTTCTGAATTTATAATAAAATATTAAATAATACTTAAATTAAGGTTTATTTAAGTATTACTACACTATTATTCCACC
This genomic interval from Poseidonibacter antarcticus contains the following:
- a CDS encoding sensor histidine kinase; amino-acid sequence: MLKIHQLFLRTFILIFLGLFTSLTIITYYWSKNIYIGQIEKNLVQNIDAFSIVLKDLKDISTIIKDLKEHISLRITIIDEKGNIIAETDNDKDLMKNHLDREEILEANKFGIGQVMRYSNTLNKELLYVAKKVTINKQMYFIRMADYTDRITDNFLKLTVQIFAFITFFLIIGFSVSYFISKRIQKETDSILNFLTELSNKRPTYSLDTRYTVEFYKITRLLNKVALKLSKKEKQKAKQTAKLKIANRQKDEIISALSHEFKNPIAIISGYTETILNDNEMPLLMKEKFLKKIHINANKMSHIIDKLRLTLKLEEGKQELILLPCSIKKILHDIIPDLEDKYKNREILIIGEDISFKVDETLISMAISNLIENALKYSDDEINIELTNDSIIIRDKGIGIEEAELEKIRNKFYRVSNNGWNNSLGLGLFIVQAILSLHNFTLIINSEFNKGSEFIIKY